The nucleotide window TCAAAAAAGTAACGTGTTGTAGAAAATCGAGGAAAATATGAAGGAAATTGTGATAGACAAAACAAGCATTACAGACAGAGTAAGTTACAAATCCAGAAAATCTCTGGAGAGTAGAATATTATACGGTGAGGTTGAGCGGTACTAATACCTGCGATGTTATCCTTAGATTTATGTTAAGCGAATTCCTCTCCTGATTTATAAAGGAAAATCCATTTGCTCAGTGTGATGTATGCGCCGACACAGTTTGCATGTGTGAGTGTCGGCCAGCGCGACCGCAGGTTTTGAATAAACAGTTATGCACGAAGCCGTGTTTCATTCGTACACATCTCAGTGGCGACGAGTATTTTATAATCAACCCACATTAAGCGCAAAAAATGGCAGGAGTTATTGGAAATCTCACAATGTTTGAACCAAATGCTCAAAACTGGGAGTTGTTTGGGAgcaaattgaaacagtttttagCACTTAATAAAATAGAAGCGAGTGAAGAAAAAAGGGCCGTGTTAATAACCCACCTATCGGATGACGCGTATAGATTGCTGATCAACTTGGTGCATCCGGGTAACGTAGAAGAAACCGAATACGAtgtgttaattaaaacttttaataagcATTTCTTGCCGCGACGATCTACGTTTGCCGATAAAGATAGGTTTTATAGTGCCACGCAAATGGCGGGAGAAGCACTAGAAGACTTTGCAGCCCGATTGAGGGGACTATCAGTGTACTGCAACTTCGGGGAGGCGTTGGATGTGCTGCTTCGTGACCGTTTTGTACTCGGGTTGGCGTTGGGACCGGAACGGGATCGCCTTTTCGAAAAAGACGCGAGTAATTTGACGTTTGCGAATGCATTGGAGTTGGCACAAAAGGTGTCGTGTGCACGCAAGTCCAAGGCGGCGACTGCAACGGGGACGAGCCAAGAAGGCGCAGAAGTTGGTATAAAAGAGGAGCCTTTGTACCACGGGAACATCAGCAAGTGGCGTAGCCGCGCTCCACGCACCAGACGAGACGTAGCTGTCACCGAGCCGGAGGATGACGCGCGTCCTAAATGCAAATCGTGTGGGCTACGTAATCACCTTTCAGAAAAgtgtttttttcgttttcacAAGTGTAAACGGTGTTTGGAAATAGGCCACATTTCTAAGGCCTGTGCTGTTAAAAAAGGTCAAAAGGTTAATAATATGCATATAGAATCAATGCCGGAAGAAAATGTATCGGACGGCTGTAACGGGTCGTGCGAAGAATGTCAGGTATTCAGTTTAAGGTGCGTAAACAATAATCCTATATTAATACCggtgttaattaataataatgtacgctTAGATATGGAACTAGACACCGGTTCGAGCACTAGTGTTATTTCGGATgaattgtattataaatatttttcttatttaaccttaagcaaatgttttattaagatttgtttttataacggaCACAAAATCACTCCTATGGGCTGTGTGGACGTTCAAGTAACTTACTCAAATtgcacaaaaaaattaacattctaTGTTATTAAAAAGGGAGGTCCACCATTACTAGGGCGTGATTTTATGgccaattttaatattgtggTATCAACGTATAACAATAACATTGTTTTGAAGCAGGCCCATGACTTACAGGTgcaaaaaattattatcagagTTCAGTGACCTATTTACGGAGGAACTAGGATGTTTCAATCAATTTGAAGTAAATCTACATTTGAAAGAGGGTGCTAAGCCCAAGTTTTATAAAGCACGACCGTTACCCTTTGCGATAAAGGATAAGGTGGAGGCAGAATTAAATAGGCTCGTAGGACAGGGTATACTGGTACCAGTAAAGTACTCCGAATATGCTACTCCCATTGTTCCGGTACGTAAACAAAATGGAAGTGTACGTATTTGTGGTGATTACTCCTTGACcgtaaataaagatattcaTATTGATCAATACCCGTTACCTCGAATTGAGGAGATATTTGTGAAATTAGGAGGTGgtgaatatttttctaaattagaCTGTAGTCAAGCGTATACGCAATTTAAACTGTCCAAAAAGTCTCAACACTTAACGACCGTGAACACTACAAAAGGTCTTTTTATGTACACCCGTCTGGTATTTGGACTAGCTAATGCACCGGCAATTTTCCAACGTGCTATTGAAAATTTACTAGCAGGGATAAACGGTGTTTCGGTTTTCCTTGATGACATTTGCGTAACCGGGTCTAATAAAACTGAACATCTACAAAGGTTACAATTAGTATTCCAAAGGTTGAAGGAAGCGGggttaaaattacaaaagaataaatgtgctttctttcaaaaaagtataaattatttgggCTACATCATTGATAAAAACGGCTTGCGTAAATGTCCAAAGAAAATAGAAGCTGTTAGTAACGCGCCACAGCCGAGTAATGTTACAGAGTTAAAACGTTTCTTAGGGATGGTTAATTATTATAGGAATTTTGTGCCGCATGCATCATCAATTTTAAGTCCACTTCACGAGTTATTGCGTTCTGATGCGCGATGGGAGTGGGGAGATCGACAACAAGAGGCATTCACGAAAATTAAGAGTGAGCTAACATCAGACCGCGTGTTGACTCATTTCGATCCAAGCGCGCGTCTCATCCTCACCGTGGATGCCAGCCCAGTAGGGGTTGCTGCGGTACTAGCACAGATAGGTGACGATGGGGTAGAGAGACCTTTGGCGTTTGCAAGCAGATCGTTATCAAatagtgaaaaaaattacagcCAATTACACAAGGAAGCCTGTAGTATAATTTTTGGAGTCCAAAAGTTCCATCAATACTTGTACGGGAGACAAGAACCTTTCGTGTTAAAAACCGACCACAGACCCTTATTGGCAATATTCGGTAAAAAGAACGGTATCTCTGAGATGACGGCTTCTAGGTTGATTcgatattctattattttatcggCTTATAATTACGAAATTCAGTATATTTCATCGGAAAAGAATAAAGTGGCCGATTATTTTTCACGAGCGCCGCTAATAGAAAAAAACGATTTACGAAATAGGGCGGAGCACGCATGTTGCCTATCAATAAATGCTATGCAATTAAATAGTCTACCGGTAACATATAGAGATATACGAACAGCGACCGAAAAAGATAAAACTCTAGTTACAGTAACAAAATACCTAAAGTATGGATGGCcgcgtaaaataaaatgtagaagTATTTTACCATACTTTAATTGTCGCAATGATCTCGATATAGAAAACGGATGTCTATTACGAGGACATCGCGTCGTCGTGCCGGCCGTACATAGGGAAACACTACTACGAGAGTTACATAAAACGCATCAGGGAATAGTTAAGACAAAATGTTCCGCGCGCACACGCATGTGGTGGCCGAACATTGACCTTGACATCGAACAGCTGATCGGAGCGTGCAGTGTGTGCGCAGCGACGAGAACTGCGCCGGCGCGCGCGCCCCCCGCGCCCTGGCCGCGCCCCGCCGGGCCCTGGGAGCGGCTGCACTTCGACTATATGCAGGTCGGCCGAAAGGATTACTTAGTCGTGATAGACGCGTATAGCAAATGGCTCGAGTGTATGGAAATGACGGCCGGTACTTCCAGTAGGTCGCTAAttgctaaattaaaatttctattttCTCATTATGGCCTACCTTATGTTCTGGTATCGGATAATGATGCAAAAATAGTGTCACAAGAGTTTACAAGTTTTTGTTTAGAGAACGGTATTAAGCACATTACTTCACCCATATATCACCCTTGCAGCAACGGACAGGCTGAAAATTCGGTAAAAACGTGCAAAAAAATGATTAAATCAATTATAGAATCTTCCACAACTAGGGGtaatgaaaaattgttagattatttatttgaataccgTAACACAGTGCACTGTACGACAGGGGTCACTCCTGCAATGTTATTGTTAGGTAGAAACTTACGCGGCAAATTAGATCTAATCATTCCGCCGCGTAGTGTCAGGGAGCATAAACCaacacaagaaaaaaataaatgtcggtTGCTAGAAATAGAACAAAAAGTTTGGGCTAGATGTTATGAAAATAGAAAACCTATTTGGCATAAGGGAGTAATATTGGAAAGTTTGGGTAGCAGAATGTATCTAGTTAAACTGGAAAagcaagggttaacttgtaagcgTCACATAGATCAACTAGTAGTAGATAAGAGTAATGATAAGAGTTATTGTGATAATACGGGGCCTAGCCAGCCATCACTGTCACCATCCTCATCCAGTACGGATCTGTCGCTACCGCCATCTCAAGAGCTTCCAGCAGAAGTAGGAGGTGTTCCAAGTGTGGAAGTTCAGAGTACTGGGAGTGCTTGCCCAATCATGCTAAGCGAGGTTGGGGAGATGGAGGGGGAGACGGAAGATAGGAACGAAGGGCGAGGAGAGGGGTCGCCAGCTACGTCATCTGACTTAGTTGAACAACAAAAATTGGATATTGGCAAATCACCCAGTGTGACAGTGCCAGGCGACCCACCTGCTCAACCACGGCCTACTCGTAGgttaagaaatagaaaaaagCTGTTTGATTACAAATTAGTGTAAATAGTGTAAAGGTAACTTAGTATAGTAGTAAGGTAGGTTAAATAGAAACTTAATGGGAATTGGTTGTTGAActtttaattgtaatgtataaaatttgtaCACAGGTTCCCAAACTAGAGGGGGAAGAGTTGTGATGTATGCGCCGACACAGTTTGCATGTGTGAGTGTCGGCCAGCGCGACCGCAGGTTTTGAATAAACAGTTATGCACGAAGCCGTGTTTCATTCGTACACATCTCACTCAGTCATgaatagttaaaattttaaatttaatagcatcgattatataaaatatgtaaaagctTAAGGTGCTAAAGACGCGTACGagagataaaattatttaatatca belongs to Bicyclus anynana chromosome 10, ilBicAnyn1.1, whole genome shotgun sequence and includes:
- the LOC128198003 gene encoding uncharacterized protein LOC128198003 translates to MAGVIGNLTMFEPNAQNWELFGSKLKQFLALNKIEASEEKRAVLITHLSDDAYRLLINLVHPGNVEETEYDVLIKTFNKHFLPRRSTFADKDRFYSATQMAGEALEDFAARLRGLSVYCNFGEALDVLLRDRFVLGLALGPERDRLFEKDASNLTFANALELAQKVSCARKSKAATATGTSQEGAEVGIKEEPLYHGNISKWRSRAPRTRRDVAVTEPEDDARPKCKSCGLRNHLSEKCFFRFHKCKRCLEIGHISKACAVKKGQKVNNMHIESMPEENVSDGCNGSCEECQVFSLRFPN